The genomic interval ggtttcctgcacactaTATACTTTACTGATAAAAATTCAACGTCCATACAAGCTAAATTTTAGAATTTTATGTTACGTACATCTTACAGATGGTCACTGTGggtaattcttaaagggattttgcataatgaacaacccctttaaggtcacatTTTAGAGAAATGGCTAAAGTGAACTAAACATAGTCCCTATGGTCACCAAAGGGATTGTCCAATATATAATACAAAACTGACCACTACTCGTGATGGTGAAGAGCGCTCACCAATACTCACCATTCATGGTCCACATCCAAAGAGTTATTGGGCCTGTATACATCCGGTATATACTCATCCACGTGTTTCACCATCTACAGAACCCTTTGAGACAGAACGTCTCCAGCCCGACACAACACAACCCTCCAGATGTAGCTGCTGGGAAGGAAATGTACGCCAGGGTCAGTAAACAGCACCAGGTGCCATCGGACTCCGCGCTTCTTCTAGCCACCTCCCCCAAGGACAGGAGCAATCTACTCTGTGACTCGAAAACACCAGTAAGATCATAGAAGACCTCCAAACTGGTTTAACCCTTAATGATCTAAAGCCCAACCCAATGATTCttcgtaatttttttttgtacaggcGGAATACGCTTCACCGTCATTTCAAAGGAAGGTCCTACGGTATCCTAGGAGAGAACCCAGACCAAGTCCTCAAGACCTTGACCTGGCTAGGAGGTCTATAGAAGAAGAGAGCGATGAAGAACCTGAGTTTCATCCTTCTTCGTACAACCCCTTGGAAGAGATCCATACCTACTCAGAACCCAGCCTGTGGGATCGTCCAAGAGAGGGGACCATCAGCCATGACAGTGAGCCCATCGCCTTCTATGCCGTAGGCCGTGGCTCTTGTAAGGACACTATGGAGAACGTCTATAGCGAGGTGGACGTCAACTCCATCGCGTCGTGTCGCTCCAGAGCGGCTATGAATCGTAACGTCGGACTCTCTACTCTTCCTCATCCCGCACCCAAACCTGTAAAACATAAGACCACCGCTTTCCACTCATCGTTCCGCTCTCATAACTCGAAGGTGGCTTCACCCTTGGAAGACCCAAGAAGGGGACAGTTCTCAGTGCCTAAGGTGAGTAGAGGGTAGAAACCAGTCCACCTACACGAAACTGATATCAATGTATGAGGACACCGAACTTACACCACCCATCTGGGCCTGTCTCACGGATCTCGAAAACGGAGACCCCAAGTGGGCCGAGTGACATCCGAGTGTGTTCCGTGATGCCTTCACCTCCATGGTGCCTTCCAATCTGTTCCGTTCCGATGACAAGGAGCTGGATGCGACCTGCTCTGTTTTCATCAGTACGGAACGGACCATCAGTCACCCCTCGGCCATGTGCACGGAGCCTAAGGCTTTGGTTACGTAGCATTTGTAAATGTGGTCGCGGCAAAACATGGCTGCAACGTAGGAGTCACAAAAACCCAAAGCTTCTGAATTTTCAGCTGCAAGTTGCATCAACTTTGCCGGAATGGGCTTCTACATCtgctggatgtgactagagatgggcaatccttaaagggattctaccattaaactactttttttttctaattaccacgtcagaatagccttaagaaaggctattcgtctcctacctttagacgtggtctccgccacgccgttccgtagaaatactggttttaactagtatgcaaatgagctctccgcagcaatgagggcgggccccagcgctgaaaggccgttgagcgcatccccactgctgcccgagagctctttcctgcgccgcctccttcttctgcagcaactccgcctcttctggcttctcttgctcttgtagttctatacaggagtatAGAGAGGCCACcatctcctgtattgaactgcaagagcggctacccaaaaatggccaccggccatttttgggtagccgctcttgcagttcaatacaggagacggccggcggccatttttgggtagccggtcttgcagttcaatacaggaggcagctggcggccattttggggtagccgcttttgcagttcaatacaggagctggccggcggccattttggggtggcctctctatgctcctgtattgaactacaagagcaagagaagccagaagaggcagagttgctgcagaagaaggaggcggcgcaggaaagagctctgggcaacaatggggatgcgctcatcggcctttcagcgctggggcccgccctcattgctgcggagagctcatttgcataccggttacaactggtatttctacggaacggtgcggcagagaccacgtctaaaggtaggagacgaatagcctttcttaaggccattccgacgtgttcattagaaaaaaaagtagtttaatggta from Leptodactylus fuscus isolate aLepFus1 chromosome 7, aLepFus1.hap2, whole genome shotgun sequence carries:
- the SH2D2A gene encoding SH2 domain-containing protein 2A; this encodes MAYDYQNDFPPILFSTFKPVPPNKDVPAGSPTTCHKEDILSVETAIEAKNKNTETSRNPGASLKDQTYQWFERTQRKKLLKNGRFADWFHGFITRRGTERCRHFVLNHLEDNQYVIEGEESVHPSLEDLLNHYSRFPVEPYKETLTKACPMNPLRQNVSSPTQHNPPDVAAGKEMYARVSKQHQVPSDSALLLATSPKDRSNLLCDSKTPAEYASPSFQRKVLRYPRREPRPSPQDLDLARRSIEEESDEEPEFHPSSYNPLEEIHTYSEPSLWDRPREGTISHDSEPIAFYAVGRGSCKDTMENVYSEVDVNSIASCRSRAAMNRNVGLSTLPHPAPKPVKHKTTAFHSSFRSHNSKVASPLEDPRRGQFSVPKTRLKATIQLDDPMYGKGQLQHSAPPNLDEENIYEKIPENCVATIRNNPTGRKAR